The following proteins are encoded in a genomic region of Corynebacterium atypicum:
- a CDS encoding phage antirepressor produces MGNQIQTFTNDVFGTIRTTTNDGQILFCGKDVATALGYQDATNAVKLHCKGVANYHPLETAGGIQQVRFIAEGDLYRLIISSKLPAAQKFEAWVFDEVLPTIRRHGMYAYDELLVDDEFLEHAIATLRAERAKRLAAEQALLEAAPKVSYYDVVLQSDSLLTTTAIAKDYGLSAKKLNRILRDAHVQFHQSGRWFLYAKYAEQGYTQSKTHEYGEGKTATHMYWTQKGRLFIYDLLKNQLGILPVIEREGQVQA; encoded by the coding sequence ATGGGAAACCAGATTCAAACATTCACCAACGACGTGTTCGGCACGATCCGAACCACCACCAATGATGGTCAGATCCTTTTCTGCGGCAAGGACGTCGCCACCGCGCTCGGCTACCAGGATGCGACGAACGCGGTGAAGCTGCACTGCAAGGGGGTGGCAAATTACCACCCCCTTGAGACCGCTGGTGGAATCCAGCAGGTTCGCTTCATTGCTGAAGGCGACCTCTACCGCCTCATCATCTCCTCCAAACTCCCGGCAGCGCAGAAGTTCGAAGCATGGGTGTTCGATGAAGTGCTACCGACGATTCGCCGCCACGGCATGTACGCATACGACGAACTCCTCGTTGACGATGAGTTCCTTGAGCATGCCATCGCCACGCTGCGTGCCGAGCGAGCCAAGCGCCTGGCCGCAGAGCAAGCGCTACTTGAAGCGGCACCGAAAGTCTCGTACTACGACGTTGTGTTGCAGTCCGATTCACTCCTGACGACGACGGCGATTGCGAAGGACTACGGACTTTCCGCGAAGAAGCTCAACCGCATTCTGCGTGATGCTCACGTGCAGTTCCATCAGTCTGGCCGCTGGTTCCTCTATGCCAAGTACGCCGAGCAGGGCTACACCCAGTCCAAGACCCACGAATACGGCGAAGGTAAAACCGCGACCCACATGTACTGGACCCAGAAGGGTCGCTTGTTCATCTACGACCTTTTGAAGAACCAGCTCGGCATTCTGCCGGTGATTGAGCGTGAAGGTCAGGTGCAAGCATGA
- a CDS encoding DNA polymerase, whose product MRTLFCDIESFSPVRLAKTGVYPYADHPDFDLLLFGYSIDGDPVEVVDLASGEALPDEALAALVDPDVVKWAHNAAFERVALSAWLRRHHPDLLTEEFLDPPQWRCTMIWSAYLGLPMSLDAVATVLNLNVQKDSAGRKLIKQFCTPTTPSVLNGGKRRNPPSADPPGWARFIDYNRRDVEVELAIHERLSSFPMPESEWDTYDLDQRINDAGILLDHTLVDNAVAVDEHHRNATLARAQTLTGLENPNSPIQLKQWLHNHGCELESLAKADVDAALDTATGEVKEVLELRGDLAKSSVKKYQAMQNVAGGDGRARGLIQFYGAGRTGRFAGRLVQVQNLPRNYLPDLDQARTLVRAGNLDALELLYESVPDTLSQLIRTAFIPSPGHRFIVADFSAIEARVIAWLAGETTTLAAFREGKDLYCETASRMFGVPVEKHGINGELRQKGKIATLSCGYQGSAGALKAMGALTMGLAEHELKPVVDAWRQANPHIVQLWADVEEAAIAAITSRQPIRLRKLRFSVESGILFIELPSGRRLAYVQPRLGENRWGGTSITYTGTTTARRWGQLETYGGKLVENIVQAIARDLLVTGMHAVAQDGHQIVMHVHDEIVIDEPLDSGFTVTDACQLMSTLPAWADGLPLDADGYECGYYRKD is encoded by the coding sequence ATGCGAACACTCTTCTGCGATATTGAATCTTTCAGCCCTGTTCGGCTCGCCAAGACGGGTGTTTACCCGTATGCCGACCACCCAGACTTTGACCTGCTTCTCTTCGGATATTCGATTGACGGTGACCCGGTTGAGGTGGTGGATCTTGCCAGCGGCGAGGCCCTGCCCGATGAGGCTCTGGCGGCACTGGTGGATCCGGATGTGGTCAAGTGGGCGCATAACGCCGCCTTCGAGCGAGTCGCACTCTCGGCGTGGCTGCGCCGCCACCACCCAGACCTCCTCACTGAGGAGTTTCTTGATCCGCCTCAGTGGCGCTGCACCATGATCTGGTCCGCCTACCTCGGTTTACCAATGAGCCTCGACGCAGTGGCCACTGTCCTCAACCTCAATGTTCAAAAGGACAGCGCCGGCCGCAAGTTGATCAAGCAATTCTGCACTCCCACCACACCCTCAGTGCTCAACGGTGGAAAACGCAGGAACCCACCATCAGCTGACCCGCCCGGCTGGGCGAGATTTATCGACTACAACCGTCGTGACGTCGAAGTCGAACTTGCCATCCACGAGCGGCTCTCATCGTTCCCGATGCCGGAGTCCGAGTGGGACACCTACGACCTCGACCAACGGATCAATGATGCTGGGATTCTCCTCGACCACACGCTCGTCGATAATGCCGTTGCCGTGGACGAACACCACCGCAACGCCACACTCGCTCGGGCACAGACATTGACTGGGTTGGAGAATCCGAACTCGCCGATCCAGCTCAAACAATGGCTCCACAACCACGGCTGCGAACTCGAATCACTAGCGAAAGCCGACGTCGATGCAGCCCTCGATACCGCCACTGGCGAGGTGAAAGAAGTCCTCGAACTGCGCGGCGATCTAGCGAAATCCAGCGTCAAGAAATACCAGGCGATGCAAAACGTCGCAGGCGGCGACGGCCGGGCGCGTGGGCTCATCCAGTTCTACGGAGCAGGACGCACCGGGCGCTTCGCCGGACGCCTCGTGCAGGTACAGAACTTGCCCAGGAACTATCTGCCTGATCTCGACCAAGCCCGAACTCTGGTCAGGGCGGGTAATCTTGATGCGTTGGAGCTGCTCTACGAGTCTGTGCCCGACACGCTCAGCCAACTTATTCGTACCGCCTTTATTCCTTCTCCGGGGCACAGGTTTATCGTCGCTGACTTTTCTGCAATCGAGGCGCGCGTCATAGCCTGGCTCGCAGGAGAAACAACCACCCTGGCCGCCTTCCGTGAGGGCAAAGACCTCTACTGCGAGACCGCGTCGCGCATGTTTGGCGTCCCAGTCGAAAAACACGGCATCAACGGCGAGCTACGGCAGAAAGGGAAAATTGCGACCCTAAGCTGTGGTTATCAAGGGTCAGCTGGTGCGCTTAAAGCCATGGGAGCCCTCACCATGGGCTTAGCTGAGCATGAGCTCAAACCAGTCGTGGATGCATGGCGGCAAGCTAATCCACACATCGTTCAGCTCTGGGCAGACGTCGAAGAAGCCGCGATCGCCGCCATCACGTCTCGTCAACCAATCCGTCTACGGAAGCTACGGTTCAGTGTCGAGTCTGGGATTCTCTTCATCGAATTGCCCTCAGGCAGGAGATTAGCGTATGTGCAGCCGCGTCTGGGTGAGAATCGTTGGGGTGGCACGTCCATCACCTACACCGGAACCACCACTGCACGTCGCTGGGGGCAGCTCGAAACCTACGGCGGCAAGTTGGTCGAGAATATCGTTCAGGCGATCGCGCGTGACCTTCTCGTCACCGGTATGCACGCAGTAGCGCAAGATGGGCATCAGATCGTGATGCATGTTCACGACGAAATCGTCATCGACGAACCTCTGGATTCGGGCTTCACCGTCACCGATGCGTGCCAGCTCATGTCCACGCTCCCAGCCTGGGCCGACGGTTTGCCGTTGGATGCGGACGGTTACGAGTGCGGCTACTACCGCAAGGACTAA
- a CDS encoding sigma factor-like helix-turn-helix DNA-binding protein, with product MSKRTDAQETQNNNAALTIRFKHEADNNKHESITDVYEIDPGEFAVMVKTDRRERAQQTGRPVDEIKPRHPQQILDDMARQEEAVFHEAYRGDRGPGARKCSCGAGCGPRRGCRVPKNAPWSLDWFMEIDREPEFVVDKSDDPSAVVEDITASPEDQLIAAEDTARKAREFQALREAIAGLEGKHKQVMELMLVGADMKQSDVARALGLSRARVSQLFKEAAAVLRAAVEATRFNTSDGVGSGVKGAATRATPTSKEGR from the coding sequence ATGTCCAAGCGTACGGACGCGCAGGAAACGCAGAACAACAACGCTGCGCTCACAATCCGCTTTAAGCACGAAGCCGACAACAACAAGCACGAATCCATCACCGACGTCTACGAGATCGACCCCGGCGAGTTTGCCGTGATGGTGAAAACCGACCGGCGTGAACGCGCCCAACAGACAGGCCGTCCGGTCGATGAGATCAAGCCGAGGCATCCGCAGCAGATTCTCGATGACATGGCCAGGCAGGAAGAGGCCGTCTTCCACGAGGCCTACCGGGGTGATCGTGGCCCCGGCGCTCGCAAGTGCAGCTGCGGTGCCGGGTGCGGCCCGCGCCGTGGCTGCCGGGTGCCGAAAAACGCGCCGTGGTCGCTCGACTGGTTCATGGAGATCGACCGTGAACCGGAATTCGTTGTTGACAAGTCCGACGATCCATCTGCGGTTGTCGAGGATATCACCGCGTCGCCCGAAGACCAGCTGATCGCCGCTGAAGACACCGCTCGGAAGGCCCGCGAATTCCAAGCGCTGCGGGAGGCGATCGCTGGCCTGGAGGGCAAGCACAAACAAGTGATGGAGCTGATGCTCGTCGGCGCGGACATGAAGCAGTCTGATGTTGCCCGCGCCCTGGGCCTGTCGCGAGCCCGGGTCTCACAACTGTTCAAGGAAGCAGCTGCGGTCCTTCGCGCAGCGGTGGAGGCGACGCGATTTAACACTTCCGATGGTGTCGGCAGTGGGGTGAAGGGAGCAGCCACCCGGGCCACTCCCACCAGTAAGGAAGGCAGGTGA
- a CDS encoding DUF2815 family protein → MTTTNPTRIVTGEVRLSYAHIWEPNSIQGGKPKYSVSLIIPKSDTSTIAAIEKAVDAAIEAGIAKFGGKRPNKAALKLPLRDGDIERDDEAYKGAYFLNANSLTAPQIVDQSVAPILDRGEVYSGCYARVSLSFYSFNRNGNKGVACGLGNIQKTRDGESLGGGRVSAETDFGSFAADDNFLN, encoded by the coding sequence ATGACAACGACTAATCCGACCCGTATCGTCACCGGCGAAGTACGCCTCAGTTATGCCCATATTTGGGAGCCGAACTCCATCCAAGGCGGAAAACCCAAGTACTCCGTCTCCCTGATCATCCCGAAGTCCGACACATCCACCATCGCAGCCATTGAGAAGGCCGTGGACGCGGCCATCGAGGCCGGTATTGCCAAGTTTGGTGGGAAGCGCCCGAACAAGGCTGCCTTGAAGCTTCCGTTGCGTGATGGGGATATTGAGCGTGACGATGAAGCCTACAAGGGCGCCTACTTCCTCAACGCAAACTCTCTGACAGCTCCGCAGATCGTCGATCAGAGCGTCGCGCCGATTCTTGACCGCGGCGAGGTCTACTCGGGCTGCTACGCACGAGTATCCCTGTCCTTCTACAGCTTCAACAGGAACGGGAACAAGGGTGTGGCGTGCGGACTCGGCAACATTCAAAAGACCCGTGACGGCGAGAGTCTCGGTGGTGGCCGCGTGAGCGCTGAGACCGACTTCGGTTCCTTCGCCGCTGATGACAACTTCCTGAACTAA
- a CDS encoding DUF2800 domain-containing protein, which translates to MAPSDHALLSASGAHRWLNCPPSAVLESREPDSSSSAAEQGTVAHALAEWKLRCALHQAPAFKPESDWIDTEMEHYTDDYVAFIQEHVSLAREACGDPQVLIEQRLDFSHIVPGGFGTGDAVIIAEPTLQIIDLKYGQGVLVEAEQNPQLMLYVLGALHAFGSLYDIETVEVTIFQPRRSNVNTWSITVAELEAWAEAKVKPKAELAAVGEGEFCPGSWCQFCRIAPTCRARAEANLQLAKLEFAPPAELSDAEIADVLAKIPDLKSWASDVEAYALSKAVNQGVVFEGFKLVAGRSIRKYTSEKEVAAAAEAAGYRDIWDRKLITLTAMEKLMGKPTFNEVLGDLVTKPAGKPTLVPASDKRPPLDLVSAATDFQPNK; encoded by the coding sequence ATGGCTCCGAGTGATCACGCGTTGTTGTCGGCGTCGGGTGCGCACCGGTGGTTGAACTGCCCGCCCAGCGCCGTCCTGGAGTCCCGCGAGCCGGATTCTTCGTCATCGGCTGCCGAGCAGGGCACCGTCGCACACGCCCTCGCAGAGTGGAAACTGCGGTGCGCCCTCCACCAGGCACCCGCGTTCAAGCCGGAATCCGACTGGATCGATACCGAGATGGAGCACTACACCGATGATTACGTCGCCTTCATCCAGGAGCACGTCTCGCTGGCTCGGGAGGCCTGTGGTGATCCGCAGGTGCTGATCGAGCAGCGTCTCGACTTCTCCCACATTGTGCCGGGCGGGTTCGGCACCGGCGACGCCGTTATCATCGCTGAACCCACACTCCAGATCATTGATCTGAAGTACGGGCAAGGTGTGTTGGTTGAAGCCGAGCAGAACCCGCAACTCATGCTTTACGTCCTCGGAGCGCTCCATGCGTTCGGGAGCCTGTATGACATCGAGACGGTGGAGGTGACGATCTTCCAGCCACGCCGATCCAACGTCAACACCTGGAGCATCACCGTCGCAGAACTTGAAGCCTGGGCTGAGGCCAAGGTGAAACCGAAAGCCGAGCTCGCAGCCGTAGGTGAGGGTGAGTTTTGTCCAGGCTCGTGGTGTCAGTTCTGTCGTATCGCGCCAACGTGTCGAGCACGAGCCGAAGCCAATCTTCAACTTGCCAAGTTGGAGTTCGCCCCACCAGCAGAACTGAGTGATGCAGAGATCGCTGACGTACTAGCGAAGATTCCGGATCTGAAGTCCTGGGCATCCGACGTGGAAGCCTACGCCCTTTCCAAGGCCGTCAACCAGGGAGTGGTCTTTGAGGGGTTCAAGCTCGTCGCCGGACGGTCGATACGCAAATACACCTCTGAGAAAGAGGTGGCTGCAGCGGCGGAAGCGGCTGGCTATAGGGACATCTGGGACCGAAAGCTCATCACCCTCACAGCCATGGAAAAGCTCATGGGCAAACCTACCTTCAACGAGGTCCTCGGTGACCTCGTAACCAAACCTGCAGGAAAACCAACCCTGGTGCCTGCATCCGACAAACGGCCGCCGCTTGACCTGGTGAGTGCGGCCACCGATTTCCAACCAAACAAGTAA
- a CDS encoding ImmA/IrrE family metallo-endopeptidase, with protein MSLDPKYLSKERLEARAEKELEKFAGGAQLVAPIPLDVDSFAEFHLGAALDYQRLSSDGSVLGMSIFQELSIPVFESTGARVDIVFPERTIVIDDDALRDSPDSRLRFTIAHECAHLLLHRHIYYRDPRMKCKGGTGYRPFTTTSEGVRADNKVDRAEFQANYLGAALLMPRDPFSQAFTELAPEGWRSLDERRKRRVVRELAGTFEVSKQAAAIRIKNLKLAA; from the coding sequence GACCCCAAATACCTCAGCAAGGAGCGACTCGAGGCTCGCGCAGAGAAGGAGCTCGAGAAATTCGCCGGTGGCGCTCAACTGGTAGCGCCTATCCCGCTCGACGTCGACAGCTTCGCCGAGTTTCACCTGGGAGCGGCACTGGACTATCAGCGGCTTTCGTCGGACGGCAGCGTGCTTGGAATGTCGATCTTCCAGGAGCTGTCCATCCCTGTCTTCGAGTCTACCGGCGCAAGGGTTGACATCGTTTTTCCAGAACGAACAATCGTTATCGACGACGATGCCTTGCGTGACTCCCCGGACAGTCGACTGCGTTTCACGATTGCTCACGAGTGCGCTCACCTCCTCCTGCATCGGCATATCTACTACCGAGACCCTCGGATGAAGTGCAAGGGAGGAACAGGGTATCGCCCGTTCACTACTACCTCGGAGGGCGTTCGCGCCGACAACAAGGTGGACCGCGCCGAGTTCCAAGCCAACTACCTCGGGGCGGCGCTACTCATGCCCCGTGACCCGTTCTCGCAGGCATTCACCGAGCTTGCCCCCGAAGGCTGGCGATCATTGGATGAGCGACGCAAGCGCCGTGTCGTCCGGGAACTCGCTGGGACTTTCGAGGTTTCTAAGCAGGCTGCCGCAATCCGCATCAAGAACCTGAAGCTCGCCGCGTAA
- a CDS encoding phage/plasmid primase, P4 family, whose protein sequence is MTTPFTLCAANVSGVRNNNHYPNSHTVTDAASLSAVAGFDHVAATYVNDRRSTAAFMSSDCVVMDIDNDHTETHTEWITPEKLGELMSGVEFMTATSRNHMKAKGVVSARPRFHVYFPIHTITNADEYAGLKHRLASRFGFFDRNALDAGRFIYGTPNPQVTVHEGDQLLDAWLDDADEIDVFAAFDQSTLVIGEGSRNATLSRFAGRVLIRYGQTDQARDLFDRKANLCEPPLSEGELQTIWNSACRFASKVAADPGYLPPEAYEALAGLRPDDFSDVGQADTLAGEYANKIRYSLATKWLVYDHGVWDENDLSAQGVVQELTSRQLEEAQHLIATTWQAMVSTGADVVMASASSKARGLAKLNPAQVAAFKAWDESKNYHKFVLSRRLSRNITATLKEAGPILQVRIRDLDVDPYQLNTPAGTWDLRDSSSHEHNPADLLTKQTAVGPSDEGAQIWADALDVFFQGDPELIGYVQRIVGLAAIGQVFVEALVIAYGDGRNGKSTFWNTIARVLGTYSGTISADALTVGVRRNVKPELAEARGKRLLIAAETEEGMRLSTSNVKQLASTDQISAEKKFKDPFAFTPSHTLVLYTNHLPRVGAMDAGIWRRLIVIPFNAVIEGDTDVKNYADHLYEHAGGAILTWIMEGARLIHSEGYKLKAPPQVVQASQAYKEDNDWFSQFLEDSCDVEDGLAERAGDLYQTYRAWAQNTSGWARPMVDFNAAVEQAGFVRKKTKHGMYVYGLAIASEFGN, encoded by the coding sequence ATGACCACGCCCTTCACCCTGTGCGCCGCGAATGTGAGCGGCGTACGGAATAACAACCACTACCCGAACAGCCACACCGTCACGGACGCGGCGTCGCTGTCGGCAGTCGCGGGTTTCGATCACGTGGCAGCCACCTACGTGAATGACCGCCGCTCAACTGCAGCGTTCATGTCTTCGGATTGCGTGGTCATGGATATCGATAACGACCACACCGAAACCCACACCGAGTGGATCACGCCTGAGAAGCTCGGCGAGTTGATGTCTGGTGTGGAGTTCATGACCGCCACCTCCCGTAATCACATGAAGGCGAAGGGTGTGGTATCGGCGAGGCCGCGTTTCCACGTCTACTTCCCAATCCACACGATCACGAACGCGGACGAATACGCGGGATTGAAGCATCGCCTGGCATCGCGCTTTGGTTTCTTTGATCGCAATGCTCTGGATGCCGGTCGCTTCATCTACGGCACCCCTAACCCACAAGTTACGGTGCATGAGGGCGACCAGTTGCTCGATGCTTGGTTGGACGACGCTGATGAGATCGACGTGTTCGCCGCCTTTGATCAAAGCACTCTCGTGATTGGTGAAGGGTCACGCAACGCTACACTCTCACGTTTCGCAGGCAGGGTCCTCATCCGCTACGGGCAGACCGATCAAGCACGAGACCTGTTCGACCGCAAAGCCAACCTCTGCGAGCCACCGCTCAGCGAGGGAGAATTACAGACGATCTGGAATAGCGCGTGCAGGTTCGCTTCGAAGGTCGCTGCTGATCCAGGCTATCTGCCGCCAGAGGCTTATGAGGCGTTGGCGGGGCTTCGTCCGGATGATTTTTCCGATGTCGGTCAGGCAGACACATTGGCTGGCGAGTATGCGAACAAGATCCGCTACTCGCTGGCTACCAAGTGGCTTGTCTACGACCATGGCGTGTGGGATGAGAACGACCTGTCCGCACAAGGAGTGGTTCAAGAACTGACTTCTCGTCAACTTGAAGAAGCACAACACCTTATCGCCACAACATGGCAAGCCATGGTTTCTACCGGTGCTGACGTGGTGATGGCATCGGCTTCATCGAAAGCCCGCGGCCTAGCAAAACTCAACCCCGCCCAAGTCGCAGCATTCAAGGCGTGGGATGAATCCAAAAACTATCACAAGTTCGTTCTCTCCAGGCGTTTGTCACGCAATATCACGGCCACGTTGAAAGAAGCCGGGCCGATCTTGCAGGTGCGTATCCGTGACCTCGACGTCGACCCCTACCAGCTCAACACCCCGGCAGGTACCTGGGATCTACGCGACAGTAGTAGCCACGAGCACAACCCAGCCGATCTATTGACCAAGCAGACCGCTGTCGGCCCCAGCGATGAGGGTGCACAGATCTGGGCCGACGCGCTTGACGTGTTCTTCCAAGGAGATCCTGAGCTGATTGGTTACGTGCAGCGCATTGTGGGGTTGGCGGCGATCGGGCAAGTCTTCGTCGAAGCACTCGTCATCGCCTACGGGGACGGACGAAACGGCAAATCCACCTTCTGGAACACCATCGCCCGCGTGTTGGGGACGTATTCGGGCACGATCTCAGCAGATGCGCTCACTGTCGGGGTGCGTCGCAACGTCAAACCCGAACTTGCCGAAGCCAGAGGTAAACGGCTCTTGATCGCGGCTGAAACCGAAGAAGGCATGCGCCTATCAACCTCGAACGTCAAACAGCTTGCTTCGACCGATCAGATCTCGGCAGAGAAAAAGTTTAAGGATCCCTTCGCGTTCACTCCGTCCCACACGCTGGTCTTGTACACGAACCATTTGCCGCGTGTGGGAGCCATGGACGCAGGCATCTGGCGGCGTCTGATCGTCATCCCGTTCAACGCGGTCATCGAAGGCGATACGGATGTGAAGAACTACGCCGACCACCTCTACGAACACGCTGGCGGAGCAATCCTTACGTGGATTATGGAGGGCGCGCGCCTCATTCACAGTGAGGGCTACAAGCTCAAAGCCCCGCCTCAGGTGGTTCAAGCCTCACAGGCCTATAAGGAGGATAACGACTGGTTCTCGCAGTTCCTTGAGGACTCGTGCGACGTCGAGGATGGCTTAGCGGAGAGGGCTGGTGACCTCTATCAGACGTATCGGGCGTGGGCGCAAAACACCTCAGGATGGGCGCGCCCGATGGTCGACTTCAACGCTGCGGTCGAACAAGCCGGATTCGTGCGGAAAAAGACCAAGCACGGCATGTACGTCTACGGGCTCGCGATCGCATCCGAGTTCGGCAACTAG
- a CDS encoding DUF7768 domain-containing protein, with product MTVATLDIGFSKKNTEGYLDLTSYHALKKLQRELFGYRPLVYICSPYSGDTEANVELARQFCGFAVGAGKILFAPHLLFPQFMDDTDFDQRELAMFFNRVLLAKCEAFWAYVGHVSPGMRLEIGWARDLELPIKFFDSDFKEVTP from the coding sequence ATGACCGTCGCGACTCTTGATATTGGGTTTTCGAAGAAGAACACCGAAGGCTATCTGGACCTGACGAGCTACCACGCGCTCAAGAAGCTCCAGCGTGAACTGTTCGGTTACCGGCCCTTGGTTTATATCTGCTCGCCCTACTCGGGCGACACCGAGGCGAACGTGGAGCTGGCCCGTCAATTCTGTGGATTTGCAGTGGGCGCGGGCAAAATCCTATTCGCCCCACACCTGCTGTTCCCGCAGTTCATGGATGACACCGATTTTGATCAGCGGGAGCTGGCGATGTTTTTCAACCGTGTGCTGCTCGCCAAGTGCGAAGCCTTCTGGGCATATGTCGGACACGTCAGCCCTGGTATGCGCTTAGAGATCGGGTGGGCACGCGACCTCGAGTTGCCCATTAAGTTTTTCGATTCTGATTTCAAGGAGGTCACCCCATGA